Proteins encoded by one window of bacterium:
- a CDS encoding amidoligase family protein produces the protein MRTLRFGVEIELVMISRERAAKAVQAVVGGAAAYRGYVDGLDTWVVDDARGRTWKIVSDASLTNAPAHLRVEVVTPILEWNDIAELQEVVRALRQTGGRVNDQCGVHVHVDGAPFDAAALARLVKIVNKQERLIIDALAVDEDRLRRYAKANSQEFVQKVSTQRVRSMRTLNRLWYGKHNGHPQHYDPSRYRGLNLHPLWYDQSFELRWFNGSNHAGVIRAYIVFSLALAAKALNSRAASASRREYDPNNTKFCFRVFLLHLSLSGDEFKNVRKHLMAHLTGSAAWRHGRPTKKGKGDGAEQEAR, from the coding sequence CTGCGCACCCTGCGCTTCGGCGTCGAGATCGAACTCGTGATGATCTCCCGCGAGCGCGCGGCCAAGGCGGTCCAAGCGGTGGTCGGCGGCGCGGCCGCGTATCGCGGCTACGTCGATGGCCTCGATACCTGGGTGGTCGATGACGCTCGTGGTCGCACATGGAAAATCGTATCCGACGCCTCGCTCACGAACGCGCCCGCGCACCTGCGCGTCGAGGTCGTCACGCCGATCCTCGAATGGAATGATATCGCGGAACTCCAGGAGGTCGTGAGGGCGCTGAGGCAAACGGGCGGTCGCGTCAACGACCAGTGCGGAGTCCACGTCCACGTCGACGGTGCGCCCTTCGACGCCGCCGCGCTCGCCCGCCTGGTCAAGATTGTCAACAAACAGGAACGGCTGATCATCGACGCGCTCGCAGTCGACGAAGATCGTCTGCGCCGGTACGCGAAGGCGAACAGCCAGGAGTTCGTCCAGAAGGTATCGACGCAGCGCGTCCGGTCGATGCGCACGCTAAATCGACTGTGGTACGGGAAACACAACGGCCATCCGCAGCACTACGATCCGTCGAGATATAGAGGCCTAAATCTTCACCCGCTATGGTACGACCAATCGTTCGAACTCCGCTGGTTCAACGGATCGAACCACGCCGGGGTGATCCGCGCCTACATCGTGTTTTCGCTTGCCCTCGCGGCCAAGGCGCTCAATTCCAGGGCCGCCAGCGCCTCGCGCCGCGAATACGATCCGAACAACACTAAGTTTTGTTTCCGTGTTTTTCTGCTTCATCTCTCGCTCTCCGGCGACGAGTTCAAAAACGTCCGAAAGCACCTCATGGCGCATCTCACCGGCAGTGCCGCATGGCGGCATGGGCGGCCGACGAAGAAGGGAAAGGGTGATGGGGCCGAGCAAGAAGCGAGATAA
- a CDS encoding peptidoglycan recognition protein family protein yields MAEANIIRLVEKLPWNPSRPRWPQKRNLEKIDRVILHQSLGHADVSGNRDVFGINNYHISPGNHISAAGCPHICYHACIDDDGSIYLCNDLTDVVWHAAAQNSRSIGVMLVGDFAGPGHEGGEPTAAQEQSFFALAEHLMATLGLVPTAFFGHCDFGKPACPGTTVYGWVQRLRNC; encoded by the coding sequence ATGGCCGAAGCGAACATCATCCGCCTAGTCGAGAAACTGCCGTGGAATCCGAGCCGACCGCGCTGGCCGCAGAAGCGCAACCTGGAAAAGATCGACCGCGTGATCCTGCATCAGAGTCTCGGCCATGCGGACGTGTCCGGCAACCGCGATGTCTTCGGGATCAACAACTACCACATCAGCCCCGGCAACCACATCTCGGCCGCGGGCTGCCCGCATATTTGCTATCACGCGTGCATTGACGACGATGGCTCCATCTACCTCTGCAACGATCTCACTGACGTTGTCTGGCACGCCGCCGCCCAGAACTCCCGCTCCATCGGCGTCATGCTGGTCGGCGACTTCGCGGGGCCGGGACACGAAGGAGGTGAACCCACAGCGGCGCAGGAGCAGTCGTTCTTCGCCCTGGCCGAGCATCTGATGGCCACGCTGGGGCTTGTGCCCACGGCATTTTTCGGCCACTGCGACTTCGGCAAACCCGCGTGTCCGGGGACGACGGTCTACGGATGGGTCCAGCGGCTCCGGAATTGCTGA
- a CDS encoding gamma-glutamylcyclotransferase gives MGPSKKRDKAGSRSTILFVYGTLKHGQRNHGLMREARFLGEAITAPHYTLLDLGPFPGLIAGGNTAVHGELYEVEPKLLVRLDRHEGVPRFYIREALHLDGRDNVQSYFLVDSDRVRDGMPLIGGIWIPSRSTWNPEIGKNGMTLAVTFVF, from the coding sequence ATGGGGCCGAGCAAGAAGCGAGATAAAGCTGGCAGCCGCTCCACGATCCTTTTCGTCTACGGCACATTGAAGCACGGCCAGCGGAACCACGGCCTGATGCGCGAGGCACGATTCCTGGGCGAGGCCATCACCGCGCCCCACTACACGCTACTCGACCTGGGGCCGTTCCCCGGCCTGATCGCGGGCGGCAACACCGCCGTCCACGGCGAACTTTACGAGGTCGAGCCGAAACTCCTGGTGCGCCTCGACCGGCACGAGGGTGTGCCAAGGTTCTACATCCGCGAGGCCCTCCACCTGGACGGACGTGACAACGTCCAAAGCTATTTTCTGGTCGACTCAGATCGAGTCCGAGACGGTATGCCTCTTATCGGCGGAATATGGATTCCGTCTCGCTCCACCTGGAATCCTGAAATCGGAAAAAACGGAATGACCCTCGCTGTCACATTCGTTTTCTAG
- a CDS encoding baseplate J/gp47 family protein — protein MMIRTYDQIVADMLAKIAARTKLTNFNVGSVVRTLVEILGSAIADLGDLTLACLKAGFIATAEGYWLDLKAKEFGVTRHPAKATEGTVFFVRSVPRNENIVIPAGTIVSTLKDQEGKAYRYFTQNEAILAAGTSEISVAVVAEQTGAAHNVGPGSIQKTAIHIRGVDTVENRDDWITSEGTDAENDASLRARCFLAWEELTQGSTERAYISWALSDPRVTSAFVNSQHPRGQGTVNVYILGAGGMPSPGLITAVQAVIDANRPLCVDALVLAPDEIEVDLDLAIIPRRYVSTATIEAEVRRRLAAYFNPQGDPAYSWIEPLGVGKQIVFNQLVEIVMSVDGVYDVRFVSPVADIDVDTDELPTIRTLAIRFEGAVA, from the coding sequence ATGATGATCCGCACCTATGACCAGATCGTCGCCGACATGCTGGCCAAGATCGCGGCCCGCACGAAACTCACCAATTTCAACGTCGGGTCCGTCGTCCGCACGCTCGTGGAAATCCTCGGCTCGGCCATCGCAGATCTAGGCGATCTGACGCTCGCTTGCCTCAAGGCCGGATTCATCGCCACGGCGGAAGGCTACTGGCTCGACCTCAAGGCCAAGGAATTCGGCGTCACGCGGCACCCGGCGAAGGCGACCGAGGGCACGGTGTTCTTTGTCCGCTCGGTCCCCCGGAATGAAAACATCGTCATTCCGGCGGGAACTATCGTCTCGACGCTCAAGGACCAGGAAGGCAAGGCGTATCGATATTTTACGCAGAACGAGGCGATCCTCGCGGCGGGGACGTCCGAGATTTCCGTCGCGGTCGTCGCAGAGCAGACCGGCGCGGCCCACAACGTCGGGCCTGGCTCCATCCAGAAAACCGCCATCCACATCCGGGGCGTGGACACCGTCGAAAACCGCGACGACTGGATCACGAGCGAAGGGACCGACGCGGAAAATGATGCATCGCTTCGCGCCCGTTGCTTCCTCGCTTGGGAGGAACTTACGCAGGGAAGCACCGAACGCGCCTACATCTCCTGGGCGCTGTCCGATCCGCGCGTCACGAGCGCCTTCGTCAACTCGCAGCATCCGCGTGGCCAGGGCACGGTCAACGTCTACATCCTCGGCGCGGGCGGCATGCCGTCGCCGGGGCTTATTACGGCTGTCCAAGCCGTCATCGACGCGAACCGGCCTCTGTGCGTGGACGCGCTCGTGCTCGCGCCCGACGAGATCGAAGTGGACCTCGATCTGGCGATCATCCCCCGGCGCTACGTGTCCACGGCGACCATTGAAGCCGAGGTGCGCAGGCGGCTCGCGGCGTATTTCAACCCGCAGGGCGATCCGGCCTACTCGTGGATCGAGCCGCTCGGCGTGGGCAAACAGATCGTCTTCAACCAACTGGTCGAGATCGTCATGAGCGTGGACGGCGTGTACGACGTCCGGTTCGTTTCGCCAGTCGCTGATATCGACGTGGACACCGACGAACTGCCGACCATCCGGACACTCGCGATCCGGTTTGAAGGAGCCGTGGCATGA